From the Corynebacterium sp. P3-F1 genome, the window CGGGCCACCAATGTAGAGGGCCTGGGGCTTTGCCACCTCAGGCAGCCACTCGGGCAGGACGGAGTGGACTGCCACTTCGCTGCGGCGGTTGAGGATGACGCCGAAGGTGGCGTCGGGGGAGACGTCGATAAGCAAAATGACGGTGCGGGCGAAGTCTTCGGCGAGCATGCCCGGCGCGGCGACCAGCAGCATGCCGGGCGCCGGCGTTTCGCGTTCGAGCGCGGTGAACAAGCGGTCCGCGTAAAAGAACTCAGCCATTTTCCTTCTCCCACCAAGCCTTGAGCTCCGCAACCGCCTCATCGTGGTCGAGCTCGCCACGCTCGAGGCGCAGGTCCTTCATATACTTCCAGGCTTTACCCACCCCGGGGCCTGGTTTGAGGCCCAGAATCTCCATGATCTCGTTGCCGTCAAGGTCGGGGCGAACGCGGGCGAGGTCCTCCTTGGCGGAGAGATCCGCGATGCGCTCCTCAAGCTGGTCGTACGTGCGCTGCAGGCGGGCGGCCTTCTTCGGATTGCGCGTGGTGCAGTCGGCGCGGACGAGCTTGTGCAGGCGGGGGAGGAGATCCCCCGCATCCGTGACGTAGCGGCGCACAGCCGAATCGGTCCACTGGCCCTCACCGAAACCGTGGAAGCGCATGTGCAGATAGACGAGCTGCCCCACATCCTCGATGACGTGCTTCGGGTATTTCAGCTTGCGCATGCGCTTGCGGGTCAGCTTCGCCCCGACAACCTCGTGGTGGTGGAAGGACACCCCGCCGCCGGGCTTGAGTTCGCGCGTGTCCGGCTTGCCGATGTCGTGGAGCAGCGCCGCCCACCGCAACTTCAGGTCGGGGCCCTCTTCCTCGAGGTCCGTGGCCTGACGCAGCACGGTGAGGGAGTGGGCGTAGACGTCCTTGTGCTGCATGTGCTCGTCGCGCTCGAGCTGGAGCGCCGGGACCTCGGGCAAGATGTGGTCCGCCAAACCGGTCTCCACCAGCAGGTCAATGCCCTCCCACGGCTGCAGGCCCAGCATGAGCTTGTCCAACTCCGCCTGGACGCGCTCGACCGTGATGCGGGTGATCTCCTCCGCCATGTCCGTCATGGCCTGTTTGACGCGGGGGCTGACGGTGAAGCCCAACTGCGACACGAAACGGGCCGCGCGCAGCATGCGAAGAGGATCGTCGCGGAAGCTCACCTCGGGCGCCTGGGGGGTGTCCAGAACACGGTCGAGAAGGTCCTTCAAACCGTCGACGGGATCGTGGAAGTCCAGCTTGAGCGTTGCAGCTCCGTCGGCGGCGGTGGAGGGGACAAGTTCGATCGCCATGGCGTTCGCCCGGAAATCGCGGCGGACCAGGTCTCCCTCGATGGTGTCGCCGAAGGTGACTTCGGGGTTCCGGGTCACGCCGTCATACAGATCGGCACGGAAGGTAGTCACCTCCACCTGCTGGCCCAGCTTCACGGTAGACACCGTTCCGAATTGAATGCCGGTGTCCCACACAGCCTCGCCCCAGTCCGTCAAAATCGCCTTGATGGTCTCGGGCCGGGCTGAGGTGGTGAAGTCCAGATCGTGGCCCAACCGGCCCAGCATCGCGTCGCGCACGGGCCCGCCGACGAGGTAGAGGGACTCGCCCTGCGCCGCGAACGCCGCGGCGAGCGGCCCGAGCAGATCAGCGAGCTCGCTTACCGCGCTCTCCGCACGGGCCAGCAAAGCGATGAAAGCTGTCGGATCCCCCTTCTCCGGCAGGTTGAACAGCTCCGCTGGGTCGGTGGAATTCGTCGCACTGTTCATCATGCTGTTCATCGGCGTGGTCACCCGCACAACCTTACAGCCCCGCACAAACCCGGGATGCCGGGTCTCAAGTACCACACAGGCACCAGGGCCGGATACGATTCAAGGGATGGCTCCGCACACCTCCGGCGACTCCGATTCGCCGCAGAACTCTACGCGCAAGCGCAAACGCCGCCGGCGCGCGTCGAGCCACGCCCAAAACAAGGGCAGCAACAGTGCCGCCAGCAGCTCCAACGCGGGCAACCCTCACGCCAGCGACTCCAGCGGCAACGGAAGGAACAGCGGCAGCACCAAGAACAACAACAAGAACCGCAACCGCCGCAAGCACCGCGGGGGCAACAACAACCAGCGTCGCCAGGGCGGCAACCAGAAGAATAACCAGCGAGGCGGCCAGAGGAACCGAGGCGGCGGCACCAATAAATACCGGAAGCCGCAGCAGCATGCTGCGCACACCTCGCAAAACATGGAGACCCGCGACGAGACCAGTGCAGGTGGCCTCGTCGTCTCCGGCATGGCAGAAGCCGTCGCCCCCGACGGTTCCGTGGACCTGTCGCAGATTTACGTTGCACTCATCGGGCGGCTCGATCGCCGCGGCCGCCTGCTGTGGTCCATGCCCAAAGGCCACGTCGAGCAGGGCGAGCATCAGTGGGACACCGCACGCCGCGAGGTCTGGGAGGAAACCGGCATCATCGGCGAACCGTTCGCGGAGCTGGGCACCATCGATTACTGGTTTGTGTCCAACGGGGTGCGCATCCACAAGACGGTTCACCACAACTTGCTGCGTTACGTCGACGGCGTTCTGAACGACGAGGACCCGGAGGTCACCGAGGTTGCTTGGGTGCCGGTCAGCGAACTGATCGAGCATTTGGCGTACGCGGACGAGCGGAAATTGGCCCGCACCGCCTTCGACAAAATGCCGGTTTACGCGCGGGCGGAAAAGGAAGCGGGAAGGACCACTCCCCGGTGACGGCCCGGCGCACACATCGGGCAGCCGCGGTGCTCGCTGCGGCGGCGCTCGCATGCGCACCACTGGGCACAGGAGTGCCAGCAACTACCGCCGTGGAGCCCGTTCCGCTCAACCCGCACGACCCTGCAGTCGCGCACGAGTGGATCAACCCGACCATTCGCCCGGACGACGGAAAGCAGGGACTCACGCTTTCGCTTATCGACGCACCACCGTCAACCCCCTCCGGCACCCCCGTTTCCGTCACCGTGCGCATCCGAAACGAGTCTGAAACAGAGGCGTCCGGTCTGACCATTGCTCCGTTGCAGGGCCCGGCATCCGGGTCGGTGGCCGATGCACGAGCTGCCACAGTCGCGGCGATTTCCGAATACAGGCCCGCCGGCGACGAGGTCGACGTACCCGCCTTAGAGCAGGGTGAAGAGACCGACGTGACAATCACAATCGCCACTGACAGGCATCCAGCGACCACCACGCTGCCCATGATGCTCGTGCTGGCGCAGGACGGCATGCGACTGGATACCGAGCGGTGGCATATGACGACAACGGGCACCGAGCCCGCACCGTCGCTGACACCGGCCGGAATGAGCGTGCTGTTTCCTATCTCCGCACGGGTGGACATCGTGCCAGGGGAAACCGGAGAAGCACCGAACCGGCCGCCACTGATCCTTTCGTCCGAGAACCTGGCCGATCAGCTCGCCCCCGGGGGGCGGCTCGACGCTCTGGTGGACACGTACACCGAAGCGATGCAGGACAACGGTGCGCGCGCGGCAACCTGCTTGGCCGTTGACCCGGCGCTGTTGGACACCGTCGAGCGCATGGGTGAGGGATACACGGTAGATGAGGACCGGCCAGCGCCCGGGCTGAACCGGAAACGCCTACGAGACTCCTGGGGCAGCGACGACACCAGTGCCGGCTCCGAACCGGGCACCGGATCCGATCACGCCAAAGCATGGCTGACCAAGCTGCGCGCCGCCGCCAACGACAATTGCACCGTGGCATTGCCGTGGGCGAACGCGGACTTGAACGCTGTGGCGCGCACCGGCGACACCTGGCTCATGCGCGAATCCCTGGAGCGCGGCCCCTTCACCCTGGAACGTGTGTTGCAGACCCCCGTACTGCGCAACGTGGTCGTGCCCGGCGCGGGGTACCTCATCCCCGAAGCCGCGCCGGGCATGGGCTGGGCCGACCTGAGCCGATCCACGCTGCCGGCAACGGGCATGCAATCGGAGTGGGAGCGCGACCAAGCGGCGCGGGCGCGCACGGCGGACGCCCCCGGCGGCCGTATCGAGGGGGAGCAGCGCAGCAACTTGGACAACCCGGCGCTGCCGGCTGCGGGGGAGATCACCGCACCGGCGCCAGGGGAGACGGTGCGGGTGCTGGTGGCCGGCAACACCGTTGGAACTTATTCCCGAAAAGTCTCGCTCAGCCCGGGAGTGGATGCGGTCACGTTCAACGAGGCGCTGGCATCTACCCTCGCCGCCACCGGGCCGCTGCCGGAGACCCCGGGATACTCGGACGAGAACCTGCGCTTTGATTTCACCCTAGACTCTCAGGCGGCCCGGGACCTGACTGCAGCGACTGCTGTGCGCACCGCAGCGCAATCGGTGGCGTCCTATAGGGAAGGGAACCAACCTGAGCTGGACCCCACCTTGGTCAACCCGCCCGCGTCATGGGAACCATCCACCGCCCGGGCAGTCATGGAAGCGGTCACCGCTTCGTTGACTGACCGCACTGCCGCGCCGATGGCGCTTGCGGACTACGTGCGGGCACCGGGGCAGGGGGAGCAGGGGGACGTCGATAAGCTGGGCGCCCCTGAATCCGACCCCGCGGAATTCACCGACACCGAGGTGCTCAATTCCGCGCAGCAAGCACGCTTCATCAACGACCTCACTGCTCTGCTAGCTAACGACGGTACGATCGCGCTGACGCGCTACGGGTATACGCTGCCATTGCGCAGCGATCTGCTGACAGCGCTGACCGTGACGCAGCGGCGCGCGTACAAAGGTTATGCGGAAGCAGAGAAACTCACGCGCGAGCGGTTGAACGGGGACCGGGACACCCTGTCGCAATTACGCTCCTCAATCGCACTCATCCCCCCGGGCAATGTTTACACCCGCACGTCTGCATCGTCGCCATTGCTCATCGTCGCGCAAAACGGCCTGCCTCTTCCCGTGGATGCGACGATTCTCTACCGCGGGCCGGACGGCGCCCTGCTGAACACCCCACCGAATTTCCGGATCCCAGCGCGGGGATCGCTGACTCTGCAGATGACAGCGGACCTGCCCTCGGACAAAGAGCGTACCGACCTGCAGCTATACCTGGCCACACCCCAGAACCAGCCGATCTCTCCGCCGGTGAGGATCGGGGTGCAAACGGCGGGGGCGTCGATGAGCAACTTGTTTCTGGTGTCGCTGCTGGCTGGACTGTTCGTGCTCGCCGTCACCGCGCAATTGGGGAAACGCCGACGGGATAGAGATTCCAGGCAAGCCGACTAACATACCCTTGACCCAGAATTCCTAGGATGGTCTCAGGGCAGTTTCACCCAGATTCAACTTGAGCCACGCAGTCCGGGATTCGTTCGAGGTGCAATTGCAGACTATTTCCGGGACCAAGGTGAGCGTGTCATGGTGGACCAGCCCGTAGCGGCGTCGGAGGACGAAAAACAAACGAGCGACAGAGCTGTCGTCCGGTCCACCGGTTCCATGGCCGTGGCCACACTGATGTCGCGCATCACCGGGTTCATCCGCACGGTGATGATCACCTCGGCGCTCGGCGGCGCAGTCGCTTCCGCATTCAACACCGCCAACACCCTGCCGAACATGATCACAGAGATCGTGCTCGGCTCCGTGCTCACGGCATTGGTTGTGCCCGTGCTCGTGCGCGCGGAGAAGGAGGACCCCGACCGCGGCGAAGCCTTCATCCGGCGGTTGTTCACGCTGACAATCACTCTGCTGACGGCCGTCACCGTGATCACCGTTGTCGGGGCGCCGCTTCTCACCGAGGTGATGTTGAAGGAAGGCGGGCACGTCAACCTGGTGCAGGCGACGTCCTTTGCCTACCTCCTGCTTCCGCAGATCATGTTCTACGGCCTGTTCTCCTTGTTCATGGCCATTCTGAACACCAAGGAAGTGTTCCGCCCCGGGGCGTGGGCGCCGGTGGCGAACAACCTGGTCTCCATCGGCGTCATGCTGCTGTACATGGTCCTGCCGGGGCAACTCGACCCGGCGGAGCACACAGGGGTGACCGACCCGCACATTCTGTTGCTGGGATTGGGAACCACGCTCGGTGTGGCGGTGCAGTGCCTGATCATGCTGCCGGCACTACGGCGGCTGAATATCGACCTGCGCCCTCTGTGGGGCATCGATGAACGCCTGAAACAGTTCGGCGGAATGGCCCTGGCAATTGTCACCTACGTGGCCATCTCCCAGGCCGGCTACATCATCAACAACAGAATCGCCTCGGGCGTGGACAGCTCCGCCCCCGTCATCTACATGCAACACTGGCAGCTGCTGCAGGTGCCCTACGGCATTGTGGGTGTAACGCTGCTGACCGCCATCATGCCGCGGCTATCCCGAAACGCCGCTGACGGGGATGACGAAGCGGTGGTGCGCGACCTGACGCTAGGCACGAAGCTGACGTTCCTCGCGCTCATCCCGATCATCATTTTCATGACGGCGTTGGGGCCCGACATCGGTAACGCGTTGTTCGGCTACGGCAACTTCACCAACCAAGAAGCCCGCACACTGGGTATGACGCTCAGCTTCGCCGCTTTCACCCTCATCCCGTACGCCTTGGTCATGCTGCACCTGCGCGTCTTCTATGCACGCGAGGAAGCATGGACGCCGACCTTCATCATCGCCGGCATCACGCTGACCAAGGTCGTGCTGGCGCTGCTGGCGCCCACGGTTGCGTCGCGCCCCGACCAGGTGGTCGTCCTGCTCGGTGCTGCGAACGGCTTCGGTTTCGTGGCCGGTGCGCTCATCGGCGCTTTTCTGCTGCGACGCAAGCTCGGCTCACTGAATTCCGGGTCGGTTCTGCACACCTCCGTGTGGGCCGCTGCCGCCGGTCTCGCGGGAATCGCAGCCACCTTGCTCGTGCGCTTCCTGCTCCACCTCATCCCAGGCGGCATGCCGGGCCTGGCCGTCGCACTTGGCCGACGTGACTCCTTCGGCCTGCTGCTGGAGATCCTCATCCTCGGCGCGGTGTTCGTCATTGCCACAGGCATCGCCCTGTCCTTTTCCAACCTGCCGGAGGTGCGAACCCTCGGCGCCGCCCTCGCCCGCATCCCGGGCCTGGGCCGCATCGTGCGCACCAAGGAATCCGACCAATTCACTGTCGGGGAAGTGGACCCCCAAGAAGTCTCCTCCCAGTTCTTGGTCTCCGACACGTTCAACACGTCACCTGTCCCGCCACCGATGTCCGCTGGCGTGGTCCGCGGCCCGCGTCTCGTGCCCGGCGCGGCCGTGTCCGACGGCCGCTTCCGCCTCCTGCGCGACTACGGGGCAAGCTCGTCCGCCCAGTTCTGGCAGGCCCGGGAGCAAAGCACCGGACGGATGGTCGCGCTGACTTTCGTGGACACCTGCGGCGCAGCCCCGCTCGCGCCTGTGAACCCGCGTCAGGCGGCACTGGACGCAGCCGGTGTCTGCCACCGCACCAGCCAACTGCATCAACTGAACTTGCCCGCCGTTGCACCAGTCATTGAGACGATCCGGTACCGCACCGGATGTGTCGTCGTGGCGGAGTGGGTTCCTGGCTCCGACCTGAAGACCGTCGCCGATGCCGGGGAACCGCTCCTGGACCAAGCGGTCGCCGCCGCGATGGTGCCGCTCACAACCTCCATCGCCCAGGCGCACGAACAGGGAGTACCGCTCGGACTGGATAACCGCAACCGCATGCGTGTCAGCGATGACGGCACGGTGATCCTCGCGTTCCCCGCGGTGTTGCCCACCGCAGCCACCGGCAACGATGATGCCGCGTACGCCTTCGCCCTCGAACTTCTTGCGGGGGCAGCCGGGACCGAAGCCTTGGCAGAGGTCATCCGCGACGCCCGTTCTGAACAGACCGATTACCGCAGGATTGGAGAGTCCCTCTCCGCCATCGCCCGTGAAGCCGCACCGAGCAAGCTCGTGCGGGAACCGGAGCAGGATCCGGTGGACACCCAACACACGCCGCGTCGAGCTGGTTTCGGCGCGAAGGGAGTGGGCACATTGGGCACAGCCGGGCTCGTAGCCGTGGCAATCACGGCGGTGGTGCTCGTCGCCGCGCTGACGATGTACCTGGTCGGCTTGTTTAGCAACCGCCCGGATTCGCCGATCACCAGCGAATCCGCGCGCGACGGCGCCGAACACGTCTCGGAAGGCATTGAAAATGCTCCGCACGGCAAACTGCCCGTCATCATTGCGCCGCTGACAGCCAACGCCTGGGGCGACGCATCCGACACGGCCAAGAGCACGGACTTCGCCGCACTGGTGGACGGCCAAGACAGCACCACAGCCTCCGCGTCACCCGGGGAGAAAATTCTGCTCACTCCCCAGGACAGCAACCCGTTCGTGCCGGAGGAAATCAACATCGATTCCGCCACCGGCGGATTGGATTACACCGTCTACGCCGTAGACGAACAGACCCAGAACTACACGGACGTCAACCACCTGCGCATTCTGGCCACCGGCACCGTGAAGGACGAGCGCACGACCATCGACATCGAAGATCACCCAACCGTCACCGGCCTCGTCGTCTCCTTCACCTCTGCGGACCAGGGGGACGGAGAAAATAACGGAAAGGATGCGAAGGCCGCCGTCATCCGCGACGTCACCGTCATCGGATCGCGCATGCGGTGACACCTGCGCACTGAAGTGCGCACCACTGGCGGGCGGCACCCGACCATGCCGGGCAGAATGGACACCGCACCATTCATCGGGGACTTGTTCGGGGGACGAGGACGCATGACGCACAGTCACGGCCGGTTGGCGCGCACTTACCGGCAAAACGCTCAACGTAAACAGCAACAGCGGGAAAAGACAGATAAAGCACTGGTCAAGGACTATGTCGCGGGGGACCACCAGGCATTCGCCATCCTCGTCCACAGGCATAAAAAGCAGATGATGGCGGTAGCCAAACGCTACGCGCACAACGAACAGGACGCCCAAGACATCGTCCAAGATGCCCTGTTCAAAGCCGCGCGCAACATGCACACCTTTCGCTCCGAATCCGCGTTGACCACATGGCTCCACCGTCTCGTGCTCAACGCCGGGTACGACCACGCGAAACGCGCAGATAACAAGAGGCAGCACGCCAGCCTCGACGACTCGGAGAAGGTCGACCAAGACGCAAACCGGTACCTCGCGCACGATCCGCTGGGCAACCTCGACCGCTTGCTCGCGCTCCGCCAGGCCATGAGTCAACTTCCGGCCGCGCAACGCAGGGCTTTAATGCTTATCGACGTCGCGGGCCACTCCATCAACTCCGCCGCCAACCACCTGGGCGTCCGCCCGGGAACTGTGAAATCACGGCGCAACCGCGCGAGAAAGGCGCTAACGGAATCCATGGGCAGTTAACTACACTGGCATCCATGACTGAGCCGAATGTGCCCAATGTGCCGAATGTGCCGAACGCACCAAGTTTTCCCACCGCCAACGCACTGGGCGGTTTCAACGCCGCGCCGGAAACCGCTGCGACCGAACAGATGAAGGAAGCTGCGGAACACAACGGTGCGGAGGACAGCAGCTCCACGGTGCACGACGTCATCGTCGTCGGTTCCGGCCCCGCCGGCTACACCGCGGCACTGTACACCGCGCGCGCGGACCTGAAACCGCTTGTTTTCGAAGGGTACGAGTACGGCGGCGAACTGATGAACACCACTGAGGTGGAGAATTTCCCCGGCTTCCAGAACGGCATCATGGGCCCTGACCTGATGATGGAGATGCGGGCCCAAGCCGAGCGCTTCGGTGCCGATCTGCGCGCTGACCAGGTGGACCGGGTGGAACTCGAGGGCGAGATCAAGAAGGTCTTCGTCGGCGACGAGGAATTCCAGGCTCGCTCGGTCATCCTGGCCACCGGCGCCGCACCGCGCCACCTGGGCATCCCGGGTGAGCAGGAGCTCACCGGACGCGGCGTGTCCACCTGTGCGACGTGCGACGGTTTCTTCTTCAAAGACCACCACATTGCAGTTGTCGGCGGCGGCGATTCCGCCATGGAGGAAGCCACATTCCTCACCCGCTTCGGCTCCAAGGTGACCGTCATTCACCGCCGCGACGAATTCCGCGCCTCCCAGATCATGCTCGACCGCGCGAAGGAGAACGACAAGATCGAGCTCCTCACCGATTCGGTCGTCGAAGAGGTTCTTCAAGACGGCGGTAGCGTCGCTGGCCTGCGCATCAGGAACACGAAGACGGGGGAGGAGTCCACGTTGGATGCCACAGCGATGTTCGTCGCCATCGGGCACGACCCGCGTTCGAGCTTCCTCGACGGCCAGGTGACCACGGACGCGGAAGGTTACGTCACTGTGGAACAGCCCAGCACAAAGACCTCTGTTCCGGGTGTCTTCGCCGCCGGCGACCTCGTGGACAACTACTACCGCCAAGCCATCACCGCTGCCGGCTCCGGTTGCCGCGCCGCCATCGATGCCGAGCACTACCTCGAAAGCCTCTAGGGACGAAGCCCCAGCGAACGCAGGAAAGACAGAGCAGAAACGACTATGACTAACACCATCGACATCACTCAGGACACCTTCAAGTCGGAGGTCGTCGAATCCGACGTGCCAGTCATCGTGGACTTCTGGGCACAGTGGTGCGGACCGTGCAAGAAACTCTCCCCGATTTTGGACGAAGTGGCAGCCGAACTCGGCGACCAAGTCAAGGTAGCCAAAGTGAACGTGGACCAGGAGCGCACCCTGGCCGCGATGTTCCAGGTCATGTCCATCCCGAACGTCCTCATCTTCAACGGCGGCCAGAAAGTCGACGAGTTCGTCGGCGTGGTTTCCAAAACCGAGATCGTCTCCCGGCTGCAACCACACCTGTAGCCCGTCAGTGCTCAGGTATGCCGTTAGGCTCCTGAAGTAATAGTGGCAGTAAGATGAAACCGATCCTCAAGGCTCGTGGTCAGGAAGGTGACTTGTGTTAGGTACGTATCGGGTGGGCGACTCCAGCGCGCGCGTCGCCGAAGTCCGCTCGACCCTCGCACGCCTCGGGTTGCTCGACGACTTCACGGGCGATGTGGGCGAGTGGAACCGGCGCAAGTTTTCCCAGGACGAGATGTTCTTCGACGAGGAACTGAGCACCACGCTGAAAGCATTCCAGCAGGCTCGAGGCATCCTGCCGT encodes:
- a CDS encoding CCA tRNA nucleotidyltransferase, which encodes MNSMMNSATNSTDPAELFNLPEKGDPTAFIALLARAESAVSELADLLGPLAAAFAAQGESLYLVGGPVRDAMLGRLGHDLDFTTSARPETIKAILTDWGEAVWDTGIQFGTVSTVKLGQQVEVTTFRADLYDGVTRNPEVTFGDTIEGDLVRRDFRANAMAIELVPSTAADGAATLKLDFHDPVDGLKDLLDRVLDTPQAPEVSFRDDPLRMLRAARFVSQLGFTVSPRVKQAMTDMAEEITRITVERVQAELDKLMLGLQPWEGIDLLVETGLADHILPEVPALQLERDEHMQHKDVYAHSLTVLRQATDLEEEGPDLKLRWAALLHDIGKPDTRELKPGGGVSFHHHEVVGAKLTRKRMRKLKYPKHVIEDVGQLVYLHMRFHGFGEGQWTDSAVRRYVTDAGDLLPRLHKLVRADCTTRNPKKAARLQRTYDQLEERIADLSAKEDLARVRPDLDGNEIMEILGLKPGPGVGKAWKYMKDLRLERGELDHDEAVAELKAWWEKENG
- the murJ gene encoding murein biosynthesis integral membrane protein MurJ: MVDQPVAASEDEKQTSDRAVVRSTGSMAVATLMSRITGFIRTVMITSALGGAVASAFNTANTLPNMITEIVLGSVLTALVVPVLVRAEKEDPDRGEAFIRRLFTLTITLLTAVTVITVVGAPLLTEVMLKEGGHVNLVQATSFAYLLLPQIMFYGLFSLFMAILNTKEVFRPGAWAPVANNLVSIGVMLLYMVLPGQLDPAEHTGVTDPHILLLGLGTTLGVAVQCLIMLPALRRLNIDLRPLWGIDERLKQFGGMALAIVTYVAISQAGYIINNRIASGVDSSAPVIYMQHWQLLQVPYGIVGVTLLTAIMPRLSRNAADGDDEAVVRDLTLGTKLTFLALIPIIIFMTALGPDIGNALFGYGNFTNQEARTLGMTLSFAAFTLIPYALVMLHLRVFYAREEAWTPTFIIAGITLTKVVLALLAPTVASRPDQVVVLLGAANGFGFVAGALIGAFLLRRKLGSLNSGSVLHTSVWAAAAGLAGIAATLLVRFLLHLIPGGMPGLAVALGRRDSFGLLLEILILGAVFVIATGIALSFSNLPEVRTLGAALARIPGLGRIVRTKESDQFTVGEVDPQEVSSQFLVSDTFNTSPVPPPMSAGVVRGPRLVPGAAVSDGRFRLLRDYGASSSAQFWQAREQSTGRMVALTFVDTCGAAPLAPVNPRQAALDAAGVCHRTSQLHQLNLPAVAPVIETIRYRTGCVVVAEWVPGSDLKTVADAGEPLLDQAVAAAMVPLTTSIAQAHEQGVPLGLDNRNRMRVSDDGTVILAFPAVLPTAATGNDDAAYAFALELLAGAAGTEALAEVIRDARSEQTDYRRIGESLSAIAREAAPSKLVREPEQDPVDTQHTPRRAGFGAKGVGTLGTAGLVAVAITAVVLVAALTMYLVGLFSNRPDSPITSESARDGAEHVSEGIENAPHGKLPVIIAPLTANAWGDASDTAKSTDFAALVDGQDSTTASASPGEKILLTPQDSNPFVPEEINIDSATGGLDYTVYAVDEQTQNYTDVNHLRILATGTVKDERTTIDIEDHPTVTGLVVSFTSADQGDGENNGKDAKAAVIRDVTVIGSRMR
- the trxB gene encoding thioredoxin-disulfide reductase codes for the protein MKEAAEHNGAEDSSSTVHDVIVVGSGPAGYTAALYTARADLKPLVFEGYEYGGELMNTTEVENFPGFQNGIMGPDLMMEMRAQAERFGADLRADQVDRVELEGEIKKVFVGDEEFQARSVILATGAAPRHLGIPGEQELTGRGVSTCATCDGFFFKDHHIAVVGGGDSAMEEATFLTRFGSKVTVIHRRDEFRASQIMLDRAKENDKIELLTDSVVEEVLQDGGSVAGLRIRNTKTGEESTLDATAMFVAIGHDPRSSFLDGQVTTDAEGYVTVEQPSTKTSVPGVFAAGDLVDNYYRQAITAAGSGCRAAIDAEHYLESL
- the trxA gene encoding thioredoxin, with amino-acid sequence MTNTIDITQDTFKSEVVESDVPVIVDFWAQWCGPCKKLSPILDEVAAELGDQVKVAKVNVDQERTLAAMFQVMSIPNVLIFNGGQKVDEFVGVVSKTEIVSRLQPHL
- a CDS encoding sigma-70 family RNA polymerase sigma factor, translated to MTHSHGRLARTYRQNAQRKQQQREKTDKALVKDYVAGDHQAFAILVHRHKKQMMAVAKRYAHNEQDAQDIVQDALFKAARNMHTFRSESALTTWLHRLVLNAGYDHAKRADNKRQHASLDDSEKVDQDANRYLAHDPLGNLDRLLALRQAMSQLPAAQRRALMLIDVAGHSINSAANHLGVRPGTVKSRRNRARKALTESMGS
- a CDS encoding NUDIX hydrolase — its product is MAPHTSGDSDSPQNSTRKRKRRRRASSHAQNKGSNSAASSSNAGNPHASDSSGNGRNSGSTKNNNKNRNRRKHRGGNNNQRRQGGNQKNNQRGGQRNRGGGTNKYRKPQQHAAHTSQNMETRDETSAGGLVVSGMAEAVAPDGSVDLSQIYVALIGRLDRRGRLLWSMPKGHVEQGEHQWDTARREVWEETGIIGEPFAELGTIDYWFVSNGVRIHKTVHHNLLRYVDGVLNDEDPEVTEVAWVPVSELIEHLAYADERKLARTAFDKMPVYARAEKEAGRTTPR